GCGTTCGGGATCAGGAAGACGTGGTCGTCGGCGTACCAGTAGGCGATCAGGTCGTCGACGACCCCGCCGGTGGCCTCGTCGCAGCAGAGCGTGTACTGCGCCCGACCGGGGGCGATCCGGCCCAGGTCGTTGCTGAGGCAGGCGTCGACGAACGCGGCCGCGCCCGCCCCGGTGAGGCGCACCTTGCCCAGGTGCGACACGTCGAAGACACCCACCTCGGCGCGGACCGCGGTGTGCTCCTTCAACACGCCGCCGCCGGCGTACTCCAGGGGCATCTCCCAGCCGCCGAAGGAGGCGAACTTGGCGCCGAGAGCGGTGTGCCGCTCGTGCAACGGGGAACGACGCAGCCGGGTCGCGGCCGCGTCGGGGGTCACCTGGGTCATGGTCCAACGCTACCGGCCGCGGCGATCTGGTTAGCATCGGCGGGACCCGTTCCGGCCTGTGGGCCGGACGTGGCCACGCTCCGGCGGGTAGGTTGCGCCGGAGACAAACCCTCCGCCGGTACGCGACGAACCGCGACCGGCCTGGCCCGTCCGGAGTTGCCTTGACATCGTCCAGCACCAACCTGAGCCTGGTCGACACCGACCCCGCCGAACTTCCGGTCGACGCGATCGTGATCGGCCTGCACAGCCAGACCGGCGAGCAGGACGCCACCGACGGCCCCGCCGGCACCCTGCTGCTGGCCAGCGGCGCGGAGAGCATCGCCGCCGCGTTCGACGGCCGGCTCACCGAGACCCTGGCGCTGCTCGGCGCGACCGGTGCCCCCGGTGAGGTGATCAAGCTGGCCACCCTGGGCACGGTCACCGCCCCGCTGGTCGCCGCGGTGGGCCTCGGTGCCGAGCCGACCGGGGCCGCTCCGGCGCCGGAGACGCTGCGGCGGGCCGCCGGCGCGGCCGTCCGGTCGTTGGCCGGTGCGGCGCGGGTGGCGCTCACCCTGCCGCTGCCGGACGACGCCGACGCCCCGGCCGCGCTGCGGGCGGTGGCCGAGGGCGCGCTGCTGGGCGGCTACCGCTTCGCCGGCTACCGCACCCGGCCGCAGCCGAGCCGCCGGGAGCCGGTGGCCGAGGTGCTGGTGGCGGTGCCGGACGCCGGTGACGCCGGCGCCCAGGCGGAGGTCACCCGCGCGCAGGCGGTCGCCGGTGCGGTCCGGCTCACCCGGGACTGGGTGAACACCGCGCCGAACGAGAAGCGTCCGCCGGCCTTCGCCGAGGTGGTCGCCGAGGCGGCGCGTTCGGCCGGGCTCGGCGTCGAGGTGCTCGACGAGGCGGCGCTGGCCGCCGGCGGTTACGGCGGCATCGTCGCGGTGGGTCAGGGTTCCGAGGCCCCGCCGCGCCTGGTCAAGCTCACCTACACCCCGGAGCAGGGCGGTTCGGGCAAGCGGGTCGCGCTGGTCGGCAAGGGCATCACCTTCGACACCGGCGGTATCTCCATCAAGCCGTCGCAGGGCATGTGGGAGATGAAGTCGGACATGGCCGGGGCCGCCGCGGTCGGCGCGACCATGCTGGCGGTGGCCGCGCTGAAGCCGGCGGTGGCGGTGACCGGGTACCTGCCGATGGCGGAGAACATGCCCTCGGGCACCTCGTACCGGCCGGGCGACGTGATCACCATGTACAACGGCAAGAAGGTCGAGGTGCTCAACACCGACGCCGAGGGCCGGATGATCCTGGCCGACGCGATGGCGCGGGCCTGCGAGGACGGCTGCGACTACCTCTTCGAGACCTCCACCCTGACCGGCGGTCAGGTGGTGTCGCTCGGCAAGCGGATCTCCGGCGTGATGGGCACGCCGGAGCTGTGCGAGCGGGTCCGCTCCGCCGGCGACGAGGTCGGCGAGCCGGCCTGGCCGATGCCGCTGCCGGACGACGTGCGCAAGGGCATGGACTCCGACGTGGCCGACATCTCCCAGGTCAACGCCGGGATGGACCGGGCCGGGCACATGCTGCAGGGCGGCACGTTCCTGCGCGAGTTCGTCACCGACGAGGTGGCCTGGGCGCACATCGACATCGCCGGGCCGAGCTACCACACCGGCGAGCCGACCGGGCACCTGACCAAGGGCGGCACCGGCGTCCCCGTCCGCACCCTGCTGGCCCTCATCGAGGACATCGCCACCCACGGCTGACGTGTAAGGAAGGGCCCCTTGTTAACGCCTTCGGTATAGAAGGGTTCCCCTCTCACCCCGAGGTGTTAACAAGGGGCCCTTCCTTACCTCCGGAGGGGGTCAGTAGCGGTCGGGGCGGCGTTTGCGGCGCTCGTTGTAGTCGCGCATCCGCTGCGGGTAGCCCATGATGCGCACGTCGTAGACCGGGATGCCCAGCTGGTACGCGAAGCGTCGGGCGCCGTCCGGCCCGTCGATGCGCCGGCGGGTCCACTCGCCGTCGTCGGCGATGAGGATCACCGTGGTCTCGGTGACGGTCGTCTTCGGCTCGACGAACGCCTCGACCCCCCGCCGGCTGCGGACGAAGTTCGCCAGGTGCTCGAGATCGGCCCGGTCGGCGGTCCGGTCGCGGCTCTCCGGCCTGGCCTGCTTGCGTCGTCGGAACAGCGCCACCGACGGTATCCCTCCCCAGTTCGGTCACCACGGACCGGACCAAGCGTACGTGTCGTGGACGTGTCGTTGGGCACCTCACTACGCGCCCGGCAGCCGGTGGTGACAAGATGACCGAGGCGAGTATGCCCGTTTACCTGGCATGCCCCCTCGTAGCAGCGACGCGACCTGGGAGTTGAGTGTGAGCGAGCCGAACGACGCGACCTTCGACGTTGTCATTCTCGGAGGAGGCAGCGGCGGCTACGCGGCAGCGCTGCGCGCCGCCCAACTGGACCTGAAGGTTGCCCTGATCGAGAAGGGCAAGCTCGGCGGCACCTGCCTGCACAACGGCTGCATCCCGACCAAGGCGCTGCTGCATGCCGCCGAGGTCGCCGACCAGACCCGGGAGTCGGCGCAGTTCGGCGTCCAGGCGGAGCTGGTCGGCATCGACATGGCCGGGGTCAACTCGTACAAGGACGGGGTGGTCTCCCGGCTGTACAAGGGCCTGCAGGGCCTGGTGGGCGGTGCGAAGAACATCACCTTCGTGGCCGGCGCCGGCAAGCTGGTCGGCAAGGACACCGTCGAGGTCGACGGCAAGCGGTACACCGGCCGCAACGTGGTGCTGGCCTCCGGGTCGTACGCCAAGAGCCTGCCGGGCCTGGAGGTGGACGGTGAGCGGATCATCACCAGCGACCACGCGCTGACCCTGGACCGGGTTCCCGCCTCGGCGATCGTGCTCGGCGGCGGCGTGATCGGCGTCGAGTTCGCCAGCGTGTGGAAGTCCTTCGGGGTGGACGTGACGATCGTCGAGGCGCTGCCCCGACTGGTCGCCGCCGAGGACGAGGAGTCCTCCAAGGCGCTGGAGCGGGCCTTCCGCAAGCGGAAGATCAACTTCAAGGTCGGCAAGCCCTTCGAGACCGTCGAGAAGACCGACAAGGGCGTCAAGCTCACCATCAAGGGCGGGGAGACCGTCGAGGCCGAGCTGCTGCTGGTCGCCGTCGGCCGCGGCCCCAACACCGCCGACCTCGGGTACGAGGAGCAGGGCGTCAAGACCGACCGCGGGTACGTGCTGACCGACGAGCGGCTGCGCACCAGCGTGCCGAACGTCTACGCGGTCGGCGACATCGTGCCCGGCCTGCAGCTCGCCCACCGGGGCTTCCAGCAGGGCATCTTCGTCGCCGAGGAGATCGCCGGCAAGACGCCGGCCGTGATCGACGAGGTGGGCATCCCCCGGGTCACCTACTCCGAGCCGGAGCTGGCCTCGGTCGGCCTCACCGAGGCCAAGGCCAAGGAGAAGTACGGCGCTGACAAGATCAAGACCTACAACTACAACCTGGGCGGCAACGGCAAGAGCCAGATCCTCAAGACCGCCGGCTTCGTGAAGCTGGTGGGCGTCGAGGACGGCCCGGTGGTCGGCGTGCACATGGTCGGCGCCCGGGTCGGTGAGCTGATCGGCGAGGCCCAGCTCATCTACAACTGGGAGGCGTACCCGGGCGAGGTCGCGCAGCTCGTGCACGCCCACCCGACGCAGAACGAGGCCCTGGGCGAGGCGCACCTGGCCCTGGCCGGCAAGCCGCTGCACTCGCACGCCTGAACAATGCCAACCCGCGGCGTCCGGCGACGGGCGATGACCCCACCAGGGAACGAAGGAGTCTGAAGGATATGCCGGTATCGGTCACCATGCCCCGGCTCGGCGAGAGCGTCACCGAGGGCACCGTCACCCGCTGGCTCAAGCAGGAGGGCGACACCGTCGAGGTCGACGAGCCCCTGCTCGAGGTCTCGACCGACAAGGTCGACACGGAGATCCCGTCGCCCGCGGCGGGGGTGCTGAGCCGGATCGTGGTCGGTGAGGACGAGACTGCCGAGGTCGGCAGCGAGCTGGCCGTCATCGCCGGTGAGGGCGAGTCCACCGGCGGTGCGCCCGGGCAGCAGGAGGCCCCCGCCGAGCAGGAGGCCCCGGCCGAGCAGGCCGAGGAGGCCGCCGCCGAGCCGCAGGCCGAGGCGGAGCAGCCGGCCGTCGAGGAGCCGGCGGGCCAGGCCGCCCCGGCGCCGTCGGGCGAGGGCACCGCGGTGAAGATGCCGGCCCTGGGCGAGAGCGTCACCGAGGGTACGGTCACCCGATGGCTCAAGCAGGTAGGCGACTCCGTCGAGGTCGACGAGCCGCTGCTGGAGGTCTCCACCGACAAGGTCGACACGGAGATCCCCTCGCCGGTCGCCGGCACCCTGCTGGAGATCAAGGTCGCCGAGGACGACACCGCCGACGTCGGCGCCGAGCTGGCCGTGATCGGCACCGCCGGTGCCGCCCCCGCCCAGGCGGAGCCCGAGGCCAAGCCCAAGGCGGAGACCAAGCCGGAGCCCGAGGCCAAGCCGGAGCCGAAGCCGGAGCCGGCCGCCGAGAAGCCGGTCGAGGAGCCCACCCCGGGCCTGTCGTACAACGAGCCGTCGGCCGAGGCCGAGACGTCGGCCCAGCCGGCCCAGGCCGAGCAGGCCGCGACCCCGCCCGCCCCGACGCCGACGAAGACCGCCGGCGGCCAGGGCGGCGACGGCGAGGCCGCCGGTTACGTGACCCCGCTGGTACGCAAGCTCGCCGCCGAGCACGGTGTCGAGCTGTCCTCGCTCAACGGCACCGGCGTGGGTGGCCGGATCCGTAAGCAGGACGTGCTGGAGGCGGCGGAGAAGGCCAAGGCGGCGAAGGCCGCTCCGGCCCCGGCCGCCCAGCCGGCCGCCGCGGCGGCCCCGGCCAAGCCGGCGGCGAAGCCGCAGCCCAGCGCCAAGCGGGGCACCACGGAGAAGCTGCCCCGGATCCGGGCGACCATCGCCAAGCGGATGCAGCAGTCGCTGCACGAGATGGCGCAGCTCACCACCGTGGTCGAGGTGGACGTCACCCGGGTGGCCAAGCTGCGGGCCCAGGCGAAGGCGTCGTTCCAGCAGCGGCACGGCGTCAAGCTGTCGTTCCTGCCGTTCTTCGCTCTCGCGGCCATCGAGGCGCTGCAGACGTACCCGATCGTCAACGCCAGCATGGACCT
Above is a window of Micromonospora yangpuensis DNA encoding:
- a CDS encoding leucyl aminopeptidase produces the protein MTSSSTNLSLVDTDPAELPVDAIVIGLHSQTGEQDATDGPAGTLLLASGAESIAAAFDGRLTETLALLGATGAPGEVIKLATLGTVTAPLVAAVGLGAEPTGAAPAPETLRRAAGAAVRSLAGAARVALTLPLPDDADAPAALRAVAEGALLGGYRFAGYRTRPQPSRREPVAEVLVAVPDAGDAGAQAEVTRAQAVAGAVRLTRDWVNTAPNEKRPPAFAEVVAEAARSAGLGVEVLDEAALAAGGYGGIVAVGQGSEAPPRLVKLTYTPEQGGSGKRVALVGKGITFDTGGISIKPSQGMWEMKSDMAGAAAVGATMLAVAALKPAVAVTGYLPMAENMPSGTSYRPGDVITMYNGKKVEVLNTDAEGRMILADAMARACEDGCDYLFETSTLTGGQVVSLGKRISGVMGTPELCERVRSAGDEVGEPAWPMPLPDDVRKGMDSDVADISQVNAGMDRAGHMLQGGTFLREFVTDEVAWAHIDIAGPSYHTGEPTGHLTKGGTGVPVRTLLALIEDIATHG
- the lpdA gene encoding dihydrolipoyl dehydrogenase; the encoded protein is MPPRSSDATWELSVSEPNDATFDVVILGGGSGGYAAALRAAQLDLKVALIEKGKLGGTCLHNGCIPTKALLHAAEVADQTRESAQFGVQAELVGIDMAGVNSYKDGVVSRLYKGLQGLVGGAKNITFVAGAGKLVGKDTVEVDGKRYTGRNVVLASGSYAKSLPGLEVDGERIITSDHALTLDRVPASAIVLGGGVIGVEFASVWKSFGVDVTIVEALPRLVAAEDEESSKALERAFRKRKINFKVGKPFETVEKTDKGVKLTIKGGETVEAELLLVAVGRGPNTADLGYEEQGVKTDRGYVLTDERLRTSVPNVYAVGDIVPGLQLAHRGFQQGIFVAEEIAGKTPAVIDEVGIPRVTYSEPELASVGLTEAKAKEKYGADKIKTYNYNLGGNGKSQILKTAGFVKLVGVEDGPVVGVHMVGARVGELIGEAQLIYNWEAYPGEVAQLVHAHPTQNEALGEAHLALAGKPLHSHA
- the sucB gene encoding 2-oxoglutarate dehydrogenase, E2 component, dihydrolipoamide succinyltransferase, which encodes MPVSVTMPRLGESVTEGTVTRWLKQEGDTVEVDEPLLEVSTDKVDTEIPSPAAGVLSRIVVGEDETAEVGSELAVIAGEGESTGGAPGQQEAPAEQEAPAEQAEEAAAEPQAEAEQPAVEEPAGQAAPAPSGEGTAVKMPALGESVTEGTVTRWLKQVGDSVEVDEPLLEVSTDKVDTEIPSPVAGTLLEIKVAEDDTADVGAELAVIGTAGAAPAQAEPEAKPKAETKPEPEAKPEPKPEPAAEKPVEEPTPGLSYNEPSAEAETSAQPAQAEQAATPPAPTPTKTAGGQGGDGEAAGYVTPLVRKLAAEHGVELSSLNGTGVGGRIRKQDVLEAAEKAKAAKAAPAPAAQPAAAAAPAKPAAKPQPSAKRGTTEKLPRIRATIAKRMQQSLHEMAQLTTVVEVDVTRVAKLRAQAKASFQQRHGVKLSFLPFFALAAIEALQTYPIVNASMDLDAGTITYPEGENLGIAVDTERGLMVPVIHGAGDLNLGGIAKRIADLAERTRTNKISPDEIAGATFTLTNTGSRGALFDTPIVPSPQSAMLGTGAVVKRPVVVNDPELGEVVAVRSMVYLAMSYDHRLIDGADAARFLVAVKERLEAGNFEAELGL